A stretch of the Malus domestica chromosome 08, GDT2T_hap1 genome encodes the following:
- the LOC139198126 gene encoding ribosome-inactivating protein gynostemmin-like, translating to MRGQNPQRVEDIPVLRAAAALPNRQRFLQVELVNYAEDRVTIILDVSNVDRSELDLGLPPLDTAITELQYLRDPDNPYARPLLVIIQMISEAAKFSTFEERIANAIQRGSNYRPQPDMLVAQNNWDRLSQDIQGSEENGMFANAFEPRYGGEIMFRVDSVRQLRDHIALGLLLYTFQNRGRNFQNQGRGRG from the exons ATGCGCGGTCAGAATCCACAGAGAGTAGAAGACATTCCTGTGCTTCGAGCTGCAGCGGCTTTGCCAAATCGACAACGCTTCCTACAAGTCGAGCTTGTCAACTACGCAGAAGATCGCGTCACCATAATTCTTGATGTTTCGAATGT GGACAGGTCTGAACTTGATTTGGGACTCCCGCCACTAGACACTGCCATTACCGAATTGCAGTATCTGAGGGACCCAGATAACCCTTACGCAAGACCACTTCTTGTCATAATACAAATGATTTCGGAAGCAGCAAAATTCTCTACTTTCGAGGAACGTATCGCTAACGCTATACAAAGGGGCTCGAATTACAGACCGCAACCAGACATGTTAGTGGCCCAAAATAATTGGGACCGGCTGTCTCAAGATATTCAAGGATCGGAGGAGAATGGAATGTTTGCAAACGCTTTTGAACCTAGATACGGTGGAGAAATAATGTTCCGAGTAGATTCCGTCAGACAGCTTCGCGATCATATTGCTTTAGGCTTGTTACTCTACACCTTCCAAAACCGGGGCCGCAACTTCCAAAATCAGGGTCGGGGTCGGGGATGA